Part of the Calditrichota bacterium genome, GAAAAACATTTTGACCAATGGCTCACTAAACACCCAAATCAGCACGACAAAGACCGCCATGCACACGATCGCCAAACGAATCGCGACTTGTGACGTGTGCCATGCCTGTTCGCGCTCGCGTGCGCCCAGATATTGGCCCACCAACGCGCCGGTGCCAAGTCCCAATCCAACGTTGATCATTTGACCGAATCTTAGTATGCGCTGAGCCATTCCGAAGAGAGCCACGACCAATGTGCCGTAGTGAGCAAAAAAACTGACCACGGCCGAATTCATTAGAGTGAAACTCAAAGAGCTGAATCCACTGGGATATCCGATGCGAATAATGCGCTTGAATTCGGGGATAGGCAAAGGCCTAAGATTCCACTTCACGACGACAGGTGATGCAGGCCGTGAGAGCATTGCGACTCCCAATAGCGCGACCGTAATGAACCCTATCGAATTCGCAATTGATGCCCCGAGAATCTCCAACCGGGGAAACGGTCCCCATCCCAGAATCAGCAACGGATCGAGAATCATGTTTACAGCCACGCCGACCACTGATATCCACATGCCGATTCTTGGCCGACCTATTCCTCGGAATGCCGTATAAACCGAGAAACTGACCATCGTGAATCCTACGCATATCAGGTTCAGAAACGCGTAAGTAATTGCCAGATCCGCAACCTCTTGCTCGACTCCATAGAGGCGCAATGAAAATGGAAGAATGAGCAAACCTAAGAGGCCGAGCAGTGAGCCGACAACAAACTTCAAGAAGAACGTTGCTCTTATCGCTTGGGCTGTCGGATCGCCTCCTCCTTGGCCAAACCTCCTGCTGATAACCGCCACGCTGCCTGATCCAATGATGTGGTTCGGGAACATCAAAACCCATTGAAAAGCACCATATACTGTGACGGCAGCCACCGGAGCGGCTCCAATCTGAGCCAGCCAATAGATATTAACGGCATCATAAGTGCTTAACAATAGAAAACTTGCCAGCGAGGGCAGCCCCATATCGGCCACTCGACGGAGCATCTCCCTTTTCAGCCCGGGCGGAGGCGCAGAGAACTGCTTAGACGGCCCGTCTTTCGAAGTCAGGCGCTTAAGCGGTTTCTTAATGGACGACTGTATGATAGAAAACATCGAGATATCTCAAAAAAAAACCCATCGAATTGTTTCGATGGGTTTGAATATGCTGAACTTACTACAGAATCAACGTAGGCATAGTCTCCCATCGAGAGCCGGCACGGGTACATCCTGAACGTTCTTCACGATCGTGGACGCCATAGTCGGGGCAAAGTATGTAACGGGAGTTGGGAACATTGAAACTTGTTCGGGTGGTTTTAAGTTTGTGATTACCTTATGATACTAAACGCTTCAAAGTTTGTCAAGAGGGTTGATTGAATTTAATTGCCAAGCCGTTCCTGCCGATAACCCTATGAAAGAGGGTCTCTTTTCTCAATGAACTATTCCCTTAATCGCCGCGCAGCTCTTGCAACTCTGTCCGGTTTTTGATAAGTTGAGTAATCTTTGGGTCTTCAATTAGTTATGGAGGTGTCCGAGCGGCACTTGATTGAACAGATTTGGTAGCCGTCAGGCAGTTTGCCCGGGGCGAGGAAAATGCCTCGTATTGAAGTAATCAACCTTCATCAAAAGACCCGGATCTCCATAAACAATCACTCATTGGACGGAGCTTGAAGACCCCGAAGGGAGTCCTATTTCTATTCTTAGCCTGCTTCTTCGCATGCGGTATGTCCGCACGCGCAGAGGTGGGCTTTTCGTTCTCTCTAAAATACCAGTCTCTCGCTTATCGGCTGACCTCGCCTCCCTCGCGCGGAATTTCCTTTTACGGAGAACAGGCTCTTATGCCCGTTTCTGCGCAAAACCGTCTTGAAAGCGTCGAATTCGACTCTCTGTTTACCAAAGCGAGAATAAGCCTTCGCGTCGGCGAAACAGATGTCGTGACTCCCCTGCCGATGAGCTATGAGCAGTACCGCGACCTCCGCATCGCCAGCGATCTGCGCAAGGCGTTTATTGATGAAACGATCAAAATGTTTAAGGCTGCGGCGGCGGCCAATGCGGGTGAAGGCATCGCCATCGACGTGCCCTTCCGTATCAAGTCCAAGACTTTCCGCAGAATTTTCGGCGGCGACAACATCGGTTTGCGCGTGCAAGGTTCGATCACGATTGACGGAAAGTACCGCCGTCAGAAGTTCGATGAACTGCAGGCCGCCAACCAGCGGAACACGAATAACAACTTCAATATCGACATGACGCAGCGCTTCACCATCGCCGGAAAGATCGGCGAAAAAGTGCAAGTGGACGTCAATCAGGACTCGGAACGCCTGTTCGACTTTGAAAACTCGCTGAAGCTCACCTACACGGGTGATAAAGATGAGATCGTTCAGAAAGTCGAAGCAGGAAACGTCAGCTTGAGCCTCGGAACAAGGCTCGCGACCTTCTCGGGTCAAAACAAAGGTCTGTTCGGTCTGAAAACCGAAGCCAAGGTCGGTGCGTTGAAACTGACCGGCATTGCATCACTCGAACGCGGCCAAAAGAACAAACAGCGACCCAACGAGAATGCGCGCCGGACGACGTGGTCTGAAAAAGACTTCCTCCAAAATGTCTACTTCTGGGTGACGAACTCGACCGTCACCGATTCCGCCGGTACGGTTTTGGTCAGCAACTACCGCGAGAACTACCGCCGCCTTGCCAACCGCACGCACGTGTTGCCGGATATCCAGCTCAGTGACATCGAATTGTGGGTAAGCACGACCGAAACCGGCAGTCAGCAAGGCGTCGAAACCGCTAACGGCGCGGCCGTGTCGATGCAAAACTACTCGCGCATCGATCTCCCGGAAGCAGAACTCGAAAGCAACGGCGAAGAAGAAATCACGGGATTGTTCCGCCGACTGCAAGTCGGAACGGACTATGATTTCCGCAGCGATCTCGGTTACATCCGGCTACGCACGCCGCTCCAAAGCAACGTCGCGTTGGCTTGCGCATTCAGAACCGCGAACGGCGACGAGTTCGGCCAGATGGTCCCCGTCGACAACAACGTGCGGCTCGTTTTGTTGAAACCGCGAGTCACGTCGCCCACAAGTTCGACGTGGTCATTGATGTTCCGCCACGTCTACTCCGTGCAAGCCACGAACATCAATCCCGAGAATTTCAGTTTGGAAATCATTCGCGGTGAAGATGTCGGCGGACAACCCGAGAACGGCCCGCCGGGCGACACCCGGACATATTTGTCATTCTTCGATTTCGACTTGGAAGGTGCCAACGGTACCGGCGACCCGGACGGAGTCGTCGACGACTACGAAGCGCTCCTCGATCCTGTCCACGGCGAAATTCACTTCCTCGACCTGACCCCCTTCGATCCTTCCGGCTACGTCAATCCTTTTACAGGCGAACAAACAGTCTGGCGGCTCGACAGTCTCGACTCGCAAATCGACAGCGGCGGCTACCTTGCTCCCGAACTCTACACGATCGAACCGACGCGACTGTCGTCTCTGGGCCGCAAATGGCGTTTCCAAACGGAGTATCAAGGCTCAACGGCGCAGTTCGACTTGGGACCGCTGGTGCTTGAAGGCTCGGAAGAAGTCACCCTGAACGGACAGCGCCTGAATCGCGGCGCCGACTACACGATCGACTATCTTTCCGGTCAGCTCAAAATTCTGAATGAAGCGGCCAAAGCCCCCAACGCGGATCTCGAAATCACGTACGAGTCCGGTCAGGTCTTCCAGCTCGACCGCAAGACACTGCTTGGAGCGCGCGCCGAATACGAACTCTGGCAAGATTCGTACATCGGCGGTATGATGCTGCATCTAAACGAGAAATCCCTCGACCAGCGCGTGCGTATCGGCAACGAACCGATTCGCAATACGCTCTACGACTTGAATTCGCAGTTGAAGTTCAAACCGAACTTCCTGACCGGCGTCGCCGACAGACTGCCGCTTGTGCGCACGAACGTCGAATCGGAACTTGTGCTTGACGGTGAAGTCGCGAAGGTTTTCCCGAATCCGAACTCACTCTCCAACGACGCGACGGGCGACAACAACGGCGTCGCGTTCATCGACGATTTTGAAGCCTCTCGCCGCAGCGTGCCTCTTGGAATGCTGCGCAAGAACTGGACGATCTCGTCTATTCCGGTGGACTCGGAGCTCGACTCGCTGCGCGGACGCATTCGCTGGTGGAATCCGCGTCCCGAAGATCAGGTGCGCGTGCAAGACGTCTATCCCGAACGCGAAACCAACTCGCAAGTCGCCGACCGTCTGCAATCGATTGTGATGGAGTTTGTTCCCGATTCCTCCGACGGCGCTCCCGAGCGCAGTTGGGGCGGCGTGATGAGATACTTAGGCGCGGGGTACGAAGATCAATCGCGCGCGCAGTTCCTGGAATTCTGGATTCAGCTTCCGCCCGAATCCCGCGCGCAAGGCGAACTGGTCATCGATCTCGGAGCGATCTCCGAAGACGCTCTCCCGAACGACTCGATGGACTCGGAAGACCGGCCCGACGGCGAAGTTGTCCAGTCTCCCAGACGTGAATACGGAAACGGCGTGTTGAGTCAAGATGAAGACACGGGAATCGACGGCATTCCCGCCGCCGACCCAGCGGACTCCGCCTATTGGAACGGTCCGACACGCCCGCCTGTGCCGTCTTGGGACGACTATCACTACGACATCGGATCAAACGATTACCGGGCCATCAACGGAACGGAAGGCAGTCTGCGGGGAGGGGACGAATCTTCGAGCAACATTGACAGCGAAGACCTTGACGGCAACCGCTCTCTCGATCAGACGAACAACTATTTCAGTTACACGATTGATCTGAGTTACACCAACCCTCTGATCGTCGGCGGTCAAGATCGTTGGCGGCTCTTCAGAATTCCGATTGATTCGGACGATCCCAGCGTGAAACGCGTGGTCGGCAACCCCAGCCTGACGGACATCCGCTTCGCGCGTATGTATTTCAAAGGCATGGCCGATTCGACGCGTATCCAGATCGTACAAAACGACATCGTCACCAACGAGTGGCAGCCGATTTATGTTGATCAGGATTCCACCGAGTTCGTGTCCGTCGCGGTTATCAACAACCACGAAAACCCACAGTACACCAGCCCTCCCGGCGTGCAGGGTGAAATTGATCCCATCACCAACTTGCGTCAGCGCGAGCAAAGCCTCGTGCTCCACGTTGAATCCCTGCAAGGCGTGGACAGCGCGCGCCACACCGGTCTTGTTTTGCCGCCGGCGGAATTCTTCACCGCGAAGAATCTCTACCAGCAGCTCAACATGATCGAGTATAAGCGCATGAAGATGTTTGTGCACGGCGGCGGCACCGACGAAGCTCTTTTCCCCGACACGACGTATCAGATTATCTTGCGTCTCGGCACCTCGTTCTCCAATACGAACCAAAACTACTACGACATCGTCAAGACGGTGCATCGCGGCTGGGATTCGCGCAACACGATTGACGTGGCCATGAACGACTTGTCGATTCTCAGTGCGTGGCGCAGTGACGAGACGCGCGAAGACTACGACTCCTCGCGTGCGGCGACGTACGGCAGGTACGCCGTGTTGATGGACTCGGCGCTGTCAATTGACGACAGCTTGGTCGTGTTCGGCCGTCCGTCTTTGCAGAGTATCGGATTTATCGCGCTCGGTGTACGCCTAAAATCCAAGTACCGCAGCGGCAACGACGACGAGATTTGGGTCGACGAGTTGCGCGTTTCGGATATTTACAAAGACCCCGGCACTGCCGGAGAATTTGCCGCGACGCTGAAAATCGCAGATCTGTTGACGATGGGCGGTTCGTACACGAAACGTGACGCCGACTTCCACAACGTCAACACTCGAACGGGCGACCAGCGCACGTCGGAAACGTACCGCGG contains:
- a CDS encoding MATE family efflux transporter gives rise to the protein MFSIIQSSIKKPLKRLTSKDGPSKQFSAPPPGLKREMLRRVADMGLPSLASFLLLSTYDAVNIYWLAQIGAAPVAAVTVYGAFQWVLMFPNHIIGSGSVAVISRRFGQGGGDPTAQAIRATFFLKFVVGSLLGLLGLLILPFSLRLYGVEQEVADLAITYAFLNLICVGFTMVSFSVYTAFRGIGRPRIGMWISVVGVAVNMILDPLLILGWGPFPRLEILGASIANSIGFITVALLGVAMLSRPASPVVVKWNLRPLPIPEFKRIIRIGYPSGFSSLSFTLMNSAVVSFFAHYGTLVVALFGMAQRILRFGQMINVGLGLGTGALVGQYLGAREREQAWHTSQVAIRLAIVCMAVFVVLIWVFSEPLVKMFFKEPDALALGKWYLRILVFALPFRAILELMTSSYNGAGRNLTPMIYGIFEDWGLVVTSMFIFGRWLGWGPYGMLGGYAVGHAIGSGIFYLIYRRGHWLVVEEL
- the sprA gene encoding cell surface protein SprA — its product is MPVSAQNRLESVEFDSLFTKARISLRVGETDVVTPLPMSYEQYRDLRIASDLRKAFIDETIKMFKAAAAANAGEGIAIDVPFRIKSKTFRRIFGGDNIGLRVQGSITIDGKYRRQKFDELQAANQRNTNNNFNIDMTQRFTIAGKIGEKVQVDVNQDSERLFDFENSLKLTYTGDKDEIVQKVEAGNVSLSLGTRLATFSGQNKGLFGLKTEAKVGALKLTGIASLERGQKNKQRPNENARRTTWSEKDFLQNVYFWVTNSTVTDSAGTVLVSNYRENYRRLANRTHVLPDIQLSDIELWVSTTETGSQQGVETANGAAVSMQNYSRIDLPEAELESNGEEEITGLFRRLQVGTDYDFRSDLGYIRLRTPLQSNVALACAFRTANGDEFGQMVPVDNNVRLVLLKPRVTSPTSSTWSLMFRHVYSVQATNINPENFSLEIIRGEDVGGQPENGPPGDTRTYLSFFDFDLEGANGTGDPDGVVDDYEALLDPVHGEIHFLDLTPFDPSGYVNPFTGEQTVWRLDSLDSQIDSGGYLAPELYTIEPTRLSSLGRKWRFQTEYQGSTAQFDLGPLVLEGSEEVTLNGQRLNRGADYTIDYLSGQLKILNEAAKAPNADLEITYESGQVFQLDRKTLLGARAEYELWQDSYIGGMMLHLNEKSLDQRVRIGNEPIRNTLYDLNSQLKFKPNFLTGVADRLPLVRTNVESELVLDGEVAKVFPNPNSLSNDATGDNNGVAFIDDFEASRRSVPLGMLRKNWTISSIPVDSELDSLRGRIRWWNPRPEDQVRVQDVYPERETNSQVADRLQSIVMEFVPDSSDGAPERSWGGVMRYLGAGYEDQSRAQFLEFWIQLPPESRAQGELVIDLGAISEDALPNDSMDSEDRPDGEVVQSPRREYGNGVLSQDEDTGIDGIPAADPADSAYWNGPTRPPVPSWDDYHYDIGSNDYRAINGTEGSLRGGDESSSNIDSEDLDGNRSLDQTNNYFSYTIDLSYTNPLIVGGQDRWRLFRIPIDSDDPSVKRVVGNPSLTDIRFARMYFKGMADSTRIQIVQNDIVTNEWQPIYVDQDSTEFVSVAVINNHENPQYTSPPGVQGEIDPITNLRQREQSLVLHVESLQGVDSARHTGLVLPPAEFFTAKNLYQQLNMIEYKRMKMFVHGGGTDEALFPDTTYQIILRLGTSFSNTNQNYYDIVKTVHRGWDSRNTIDVAMNDLSILSAWRSDETREDYDSSRAATYGRYAVLMDSALSIDDSLVVFGRPSLQSIGFIALGVRLKSKYRSGNDDEIWVDELRVSDIYKDPGTAGEFAATLKIADLLTMGGSYTKRDADFHNVNTRTGDQRTSETYRGSLTVQMQKFGLENYGFALPVSANYTESTEIPKYVPGTDARVDQSNPDTAVVAESRTWTYTASYAKSGNSPNPIVRWTAEKLRLSWDHSLSKRKDYQTLYQTQKTTNTRADYTFPTASGRGLAPFWFLNGVPLLSEIGNPHLHYKPRSLTGNLSARRTEAERQTRTGLRTISPDFSASGSGSVAFDLTETVSTSMTQTYGWTLLDPILFDRNGDGQIDSTVNQVRSWTDVASVNRRDLLSETWGWNNTYSPRFASWFAPTATYTSAYSWQKNQRNNNYTQSGLGNIQNQQTVSNSANLGGDVSLDLKNIFGSGGGARDRGRRREAPREEPKRTAAKNDSTGSDSTAVEEVAERGPGISPLKILGKSLTPVKTVLFLFDPFQVGYDNSKTHSLNNVTGPASLDYRLGWSQKPGTEVPAATDGSVQLTVQGANSETNDYNVRSGIRLSRDIRTTFSWNLRDSETHGNTSNGFKDQTYFWLANDKGLATEIPFADVTLDWSGFERISFLSKAARTVALNSGLSNRLREDWQSQSSNITTRTYSRSWSPLVGVSISWLNSIDSQIRLNSQSSFTNSVLQGNMQRSSTKGANATVSYTLRTGFRLPVPLLGAMRLENSTVFSLNVDYSTNLQERTQPTSEENDVKWTTQRDEVSWSFQPGMQYTFSSSVRGGAQLQYQQVKDKITDKGSKLIEFGINVNIQIRG